The DNA region CTGCGTGGAGGACTGGCAGAATCACGGCGTCGTCGGAAACGTGCGGGACCAGACCATCCAGGAAATCTGGAAGAGCGAAATCTACGAAAAAATGCGCGACCTGCACATGACCGGCCGCTGGCGCGACATGGGCATGTGCGAGCATTGCATGGATTGGCAGCATATGGAGTGGGACCACGGCTTCGAAAAGGCGATCGCCAGGGTCATGAGCAAGAACTAAGAAGCCGGCGAACCATCGAATCAACGGTTCGCCGATGAATGCGCTTTACATTCAGGAAGGGAAGCCGGCCGCTCGCAAGGACGCGGGGAGGGAGGACGATCGTGTCAATGCCACCAGCCGCAGCGGGTACGCTCGCGGAGCCGTCGATGAAAAAAATCGCCAAAACCCCGGCCGTCGTACGTGTCGGCGTCGTGGGTTGTGGTTATTGGGGCCCCAATATCATCCGTAACTTCAGCGCCCTGCGCGACTGCGATTTGCGGGTCATTTGCGATTCCAACGCCGGTCGTCTGGAACCCTTCGGACGCCGTTATCCCTCGGCCCGCACCGAGGGCGACTTTGCGGCCATGATCGCCGATCCCGACCTCGACGCCGTCGCCATCTGCACCCCGGTCCACACGCACTATCCGCTGGCCAAGGCCGCGCTCGAGGCCGGCAAGCACGTCCTGATGGAAAAACCCCTGACCCACAGCTCCGAGTCGGCCCAGACGCTGGTCAACATGGCCAGGCAGCGCGGGCTGACCATCATGGTCGATCACACCTTCATCTACAGCGGGGCCGTCCAGAAGATCAAGTCGATCATTGATAGCGGCGAGATCGGGGACATCCTCTATTTCGATTCGGTCCGCATCAACCTCGGCTTGTTTCAGCACGACATCAATGTCATCTGGGACCTCGCCCCCCACGATTTGTCGATCATGGATTATCTGCTCGGCCGCGCCCCCATCTGGGTCTCTGCGATCGGCAGCAAGCACTTCGGCAAGCTCGAAAACCTCGCCTACATGAGCATGAAGTTCGACGATTCCCTGATCGCCCACTTCCACGTGAACTGGCTCGCCCCGGTCAAGCTTCGTTCGACCGTCATCGGCGGCTCCAAGCGAATGATTGTCTATGACGATCTCGCCCCCAGCGAGAAGATCAAAGTGTACGACAAGGGCGTAACGATCAACGGCGACAAGTCCGAGCGCGACAAGGTCCTGATCGACTATCGAACCGGCGACATGTTCGCCCCCAAGATCGACAAGACCGAACCGCTGGAGGCCGTCTGCCGGCATTTCGTGGAGAGCATTCAGAACGGGACAACGCCGCTCACCGACGGCGAGTCCGGCCTGCGCGTCGTGCGGATACTCGAGGCCGCGCAGCGGTCGATTGAGCGAAGCGGGGAGCGGGTCAACTTGTAGCACTGCGCTGCCGGCGACATCGTCGACGCCCATGCCGGAGTCGAGGGAGCGCACTTTGGCATCTCGCGGTCGGGGGCAGTACCATACTCCTGTTTTGACCGTTCGCCACACGGCTCGCCGTGGCGGACGAGGACTAGCTCGAAAGGAAGACGCGAACCATGAACGTACCGCTGGTCGATCTCAAGGCCTCTTTGACGCCCATTCGCGAGGCCCTGCGCAAGGAATTTGAAGCGATCCTCGATGGGATGCAGCTCTTCCTCGGCCCCAACGTGCAGGCCTTCGAGAAAGACTTCACGGCGTTCTGCGAGGTCAAACACGGTCTCGGCGTCTCCAACGGAACCGACGCGCTGATCCTCGCCCTCAAGGCCCTGGGCATCGGGGCTGGCGACGAAGTCATTGTCCCCGCGCACACCTTTTTCGCCAGCATCGAGGCCATCGTCCACGCCGGCGCGACGCCGGTCATGGTCGACATCGAACCCGGCACGATGACGATCGATCCGAAAAAAATCGGACCCATGTTGTCCCCCAAGACCAGGGCCATCATGCCGGTCCATTTGTACGGTCACCCTGCGGACATGGACCCGATCCTGGCGATCGCCAGGGAACACAAGCTCAAGGTGATTGAGGATTGCGCCCAGGCCCACGGCGCCCGTTATAAGGGCCGCCGCTGCGGAAGCATGGGCGATGCGGCGGGGTTCAGCTTCTATTTCACGAAGAATCTCGGCGCTTTCGGCGAGGCCGGGTTCGTCACCACGCCCCACGACGACTTGGCGGAGTTGATGAAGCAATACCGTCATCACGGCCACGTCAGTAAGTTCGAGCACGCCCACGTCGGGTACAATTTCCGGCTCGATGAACTTCAGGCCGCGGTCCTGCGATTGAAATTGCGACTCCTGGAGGCCAACAACGGCCGCCGCGTTGCGATCGCCCGCCAGTACGACGAGCGACTGGCCAAGACCGGCCTGAAGCTGCTCAAGCCGAGGGGCGATTCCGAGCCGGTCTATCACCTGTACCCGATTCAGACCGAACATCGCGACGGCTTGATCGAGTACTTGAACGGCCGGGGCATCGGCACCGGCATCCATTACAAGATCCCCGGCCATCTGCAACCCGCGCTCAAAACCCATTCCCATCGCTTCGGCGACATGTCGGTCACCGAGCAGACGTGTCGGGGGCTGCTATCCATTCCCATGTATCCCGAACTGACCGACGAACAAGTCGATTACGTGGCGGACCACGTTTGCGAATTCCTGCGGGAGCGCGCCCCCACGTCCAGGGTCGGCGCGCGGTGAGGCGGCCATGGGAGCATCCAACGACGTCTCTTTGATTTCGCCCGCCGCCGACGAGGAAGTCGCTGCTTTCTTCGAAGCGTGCCCTGCGAGCTTTGCGCAACAGACGATCGGCTGGAGAAATGTCATCGCGCCGATCGGACCGGATGTGCCGCTCTTTCTCGGCAGTCGGCGGAATAACAGGTTGCTCGGCGTGCTGCCGGCCTACAAATACGACGGACCGCTGGGCAGCATCCTGACGACCTGCCCGCAGGCCGGAGCGTTGGGCGGCGTGGCGTGCCTCCCGAATGAAAACGCGCCGGCGATCTATCAGGCCTTGCTCGGGGCCTTTGTCGAACTGGCAAAAGAAAAGGGTTGCGCGACGGCGACGGTCATCACCAATCCCTTCTGGCCGGACCACGAACTTTACCAGCGCTTCTTCGCCGCGGATTTTTCGCTGCAGAATAGTTGCCAGGTGCTCGACTTGGAAACGGGCGTGACGGCGACCGGCGAGTTTCCCCAGGCCGACACCAACGTCTTGCGCAACCTGAAAAAGGCCCAGGGCGGCGAACTGGTCATGGACGAGGGGCAATCGGAACCGAACGTCGCCGAGTGGTACGAGATCCACGCCGCGCGGCATACGGAAATCGGCGCGACGCCGCTGCCGCGCGAGATGTTCATGGGCGCCCTCCGCGAGATGGTCCCGCGCGACAAGGCCCGGTTTTTTTTCGTTCGTTTGAAGGAAGCCCCTCACACCATGGTGGCGGGCGGGTTTTACGTCTACCACGGCCAGGTGATCGATGCCCTGATGCCCTCGATTCGCACCGAGTTTTCCAAACTCTCGCCGAATTTCCTGATGGCCGCGCACACGATCCGTTGGGCGAAGGCCCGCGGCCTGCGCTACTACAACTGGCAGGCCTCGCCGCCCGGCAGCGGCGTCTACCGCTTCAAGAAACAGTGGGGCAGCCGCGACGCGACCTATTACATCTGCACGAAAGTCACCGGCGATATCTCCCCCTTCACCTCAACGACGGTTGCGTTCGTCCGCGAGGCCTATCGATGGCACTACGTCATGCCGTTCGACAGGATCGGCGTGGCGCCCGGCGGCGGCCCTGCGGAAAGTTCGCGGGAAGGCGCGTGGCAGGCGTTGGCGGGGGCCGAATCATGAAACCCAAAACCGCCGCGCCGGAGAATCCCACCGAAGATTTCGCGGACCTCAAGCGAACCGTCGTCAGCCACTACGAAGCCGCCCTGCAAACTCACGGGCCAACCGCCCAGGGAATGGACTGGAAGGATGAGGCGTCGCAACGGCTGCGTTTCAAGTTACTCTGCGAAATCTGCGACCTCAACGGCAAGTCCATCCATGAAGTTGGCGCGGGGGCCGGCCATTTATGCGACTTTCTCTGCGAACGCGGAGGAACCGCCGAGTACAGCGGAAGCGATCTTTCGGCCGAAATGGTGAACGCCGCGCGAGGGCGTCATCCCAAAATCCGGTTCGATCGCCGGGACCTCCTGGCGGAGCCCAATCTCCCGACCTACGACGTCCTGGTCTGCTCCGGTCTGTTTCATGTGCGGGTCAACAACAGCGAGAACGAGTGGGGAATCTTCGTCCGAAACATGATCCGCAAGATGTACGACCTTTGCCGCGTCGGTATCGCGTTCAATCTGATGACCGACCAGGTCGATTTCAAGAATGACAAGCTCTATTACTCGAATCCCGGAGAGATGCTGGAGTTCTGCCGCCGGGAACTGAGTCGCTACGTGACCGTTCGCCACGATTATCGGTTATATGAATACACGACCTACGTCTACCGAAACCCCACCGGCTGACTCCTCCGCCGACCCGACCGCCCGACGGCAGATCAGTCTGTCCGTCATCATGGCCGGCCTCAACGAGGAGATGAACGTCGAGCGCGCCGTCGGCCGGATGGTGCAGTCGCTGGAGCGCTTCACCGACGAATTCGAGGTCATCATCATCAACGACGGCAGCACGGACCGCACGCCCCAGATTGCGGACGAGATGGCCGGGAAGGACGCCCGAATTCGCGTCGTACACAACGAGCGAAACGTCAATTACGGCATCTCCCTGGCCCGGGGGATACAGGCGGCCCGATGCGAGTGGATCCTGCACGACGGAATGGACCTTCCGCTGGCTCCCGAGGACATTGATCAATTTACGCCATATTTTCACGAGTCGGATGTGCTCGTGGCGCGCCGGATCAACCGGGCGGCCCACTCGCCCTGGCGTAAAGTCACCTCCTGGACCAACAACATGCTCCTGCGGATTCTGTTCGCCCCGAAGACAGCGGACCTGAACTTCGTACAGTTCTACCGTCGCTCCTACGCGCAGTCCGTCCAGCTCGTTTCCACCAGTCCCGCCTTCGTGACGCCGGAACTCATCATCCGCGCGGAGCGCTCCGGACGACGCGTCCGGGAAGTAACGATTGAATTCCGCAGACGCACCGGCGGAAAGGCCCATTTTGGCAAGCTGCATGATATCATGTGGACCCTGAAGGATATGTTGCGCTTTCGCCTCGCCGCCTGGCGGCATGGATGGTGATGGAAGTGACCCGACGAAACATCCCCGTGGCCAAACCGTCGTTTGACGACGCCGAAGAGCGCCTGGTGATCGAGTCCCTCCGCTCCGGCTGGGTCACGCAGGGCCCGCGCGTCGCCGAGTTCGAGCGCCTCGTCGCCGAATTCGTCGGCGCCAAGGAGGCCGTGGCCGTCACCTCCGCGACCACCGCCCTGTTCCTGGCCCTCCGCGTCCTGGACATCGGCCCCGGCGACGAGGTCATCGTCCCTTCGCTCTCCTTTATCGCCACGGCCAACAGCGTCGTCCATGCGGGCGCGACGCCCGTCTTCGTCGACGTCGATCCGAAGACCTATAACATCGACCCGGATCTTATCGAACCCGCGATCACCCCCCGCACCAGGGCAATCATGCCCGTCGATCAATTGGGCATGCCCGCCGACATGGATCGCATCAACGAGATCGCCCGCCGACGCAAGCTGCGCGTCATCGAAGACGCCGCCTGCGCGATCGGCTCGCGCTACAAAGGCCGGCCGGTCGGTGGCGACGGCGATCTGGTTTGTTTCAGCTTTCATCCGCGAAAAGTGATCGTCACCGGCGAAGGCGGGATGATCACGACGAATGACAAGAAACTCGCCGATCACCTGCGGCTCCTGCGGCATCAGGGCATGTCCGTTTCGGACCTGGAGCGCCACGCGGCCGACCGGGTCATCATCGAGACCTATCCGGAAGTCGGCTACAACTTCCGAATGTGCGACATCCAGGCCAGCCTGGGGATCGCGCAAATGGCCAAGCTCAACGCCTTTCTCGAAAAGCGGCAGGCGATTGCCCGCGTGTACGACCGCGAGCTAAGCCAGTTTCCGCAAATCGAGATTCCCTTCGTGCCGAAGGACGCCACGACGACGTATCAGTCATACATCGTGCGGCTGCGCGGGGCGGATGCCCGGACTCGAAATGCTTTTCTGGACGAGCTGCACCATCACTGCATCGCCACGCGGCGCGGTCTGATGGCCATCCATCGGGAGCCGTGTCACGCAAACGGCCGAATCAGCGGATCGCTCCAACACACGGAAGCGGCGACGGACCAGACGGTCGTCCTGCCGATGTACACCGACCTGTCGCATGAGGACCAGATGTTTGTCATCGAGCAGATTGGAGCGGCCCTGGGCCGCGTAATGGGCGGCCGGAGTTCGGCGGGGAGGGCGGCCCCGTGAAGATCATCCTCTGCGGAAAGAACGATTCGGCTGTGGAATGTCTGGAGTTCCTGGTTGCTCGCGGCGACGAGGTTTGGGCCATCGGTACAAAAGGCGACGATGGCAAGGACGGCTGGCAGAAGTCGTTCAAAGGTGCGGCGCTGCGACTGAAAGTTCCCTTCGAGCAGCCGCCGAAGATCAACGACCCCTCCTTCATCAAGCGACTGACGGATTATCGTGCGGCGGTTCTGGTGTCGATCCAGTACGACCAGATCCTCAAAGATCCGCTCTTCAACGCGATCGGCTGTCCCTGCATCAACCTGCACTTCGCCCTCCTGCCCCGCAACCGCGGCGTGGCCCCCATTGCCTGGGCCGTCCTCAACGGCGACCGCGAGACCGGCGCGACCATGCACCACATGATCGAGGACATCGACGCCGGCGACTTGATCGACCAGGAAGCCGTGCCAATCTCCATGGAAGACACGGCCCGGCAGGTGTACGACAACGTCTCCGCCGCCGCCGTCGTCGTCTTCAAACGCCTGTATCCCTTTTCGCAAAAGCAGTTATCGGTGCGCCTGCCTCAGGATCGCGCCGTCGCCTCCTATCACAAGAATGGCGAGTTTGACTTTTCCACGCGGCGCGTGAATTGGAATCGCCCGGCGATGGAACTCCACCGCTGGATTCGCTCCATGATCTTCCCTCCATTTCAGTATCCGCTGATCGAAGTGAACGGAGGCGAGATCGCCATCACGCGCATGGGCGGCGAGATAAAGCCGGCGAATCAAGCCGAGCCCGGACGCGTTATGGCGCTGACGACTCAATCCCTTGACGTGGCCGTCGGCGGTGGCGTGATTCAACTGTGCGGCCTGCTCGATTCTCAATCGCCGTCCAGGACATTTTCAGATTTGACGACCGGCATCAAAGTTGGAGACCGCCTGGCGTAATTGGCGGCAATCATGAGGGTGAAATGAAGTTCAGCAATCAAAAGATCATGATCACCGGCGCGGCCGGTTTCATCGGCAGCCATCTGGCCGATCTGCTCGCAAAGGATAACGACGTCCTCGTCGTGGATGATTTCTCCATCGGGCGCATGGAAAATCTGGCCAACGTCAAGGACAAGCCGAATGTCCGCATCGTCAAGGCCGACATCACCGATCGCGACCGGATGTTTGAGCTGGCCAGGGGCATCGACGTGGTCTACCACCTCGCCATCTCCTGCCTGCGCACGTCGATCAACAAGCCGGAAATGAGCCACGACATCAACTCCGGCGGAACGCTCAATGTCTGTATGGCGGCGCATCATCATGGCGTGAAGCGTTTCATCTATTGTTCCTCGTCCGAGGTTTACGGCACCGCCCTGACCGCGCCGATGTCCGAGACGCATCCCTGCAATCCCATCACCGTCTATGGCGCAAGCAAGCTCGCCGGGGAGCTGTACGCCCTCGCGTACTGGCGGACCTACGGCATGCCCGCCATCATTGTGCGGCCCTTTAATTCCTACGGCCCACGCGAACCCTATGAGGGCGCCCGCGCGGAGGTCATTCCCCGCTTCATGCTTCAGCTTCAAGCCGAGCGGCAGCCGGTCGTCTACGGCGACGGCAGCCAGACGCGGGATTTCACCTATGTCGAAGAGACGGTGCTGGGGCTGAAACTTGCCGGGGAATGCGACGAACTCGTCGGCGACGTGATCAATATCGCCTACGGCCGCGAAGTTTCGATCCTCCGTATTGCGGAAATGTTGATGGAACTGACGGGCACTAAGCACGTCGGCATAAAGCACGCCGAGCCGCGACCCGGCGACGTCATGCGCCACTTCGCGGACACTGCCAAGGCCAAGCGTCTGTTGGGATATTCCCCGGCTGTGGATATCCGCACAGGGTTGCAACGCTTTATTGACTGGTTCAATGCGGATGGAATCGCCGCCAAGACCTCCGTCGAAGCGGCAGCGCTGCCCAACTGGTAGGCGAACTGGGACCGCGCCTCGATCACCCGCACCAGGCCCTGAATCGCGCGTTATCTCTCTAATTGCGGATGAGCGCGCTAGAATGAATACCTAATCATGGCGTGGTGGCATCCTCGCGAGCATATATCAGATAGCAGTCTGGCCCCCGTCGACTTCCCGATTCGTCGGGATGGACCTGCGCCTGGCGCGAGGAAGACAATGCATCGACAACGACACTCATTTTCAAAACCGGTGGTCTGGGGATTGGCGACACTCTTCAGTTTCGCGTTTGTGGGCGAACCCGGGATCCGGGCGGATACGCCGCTGACGACCGAACGCGTAACGACCGGACTGGTGTATCCGCTCTTTGTGACGGCCCCGCCCGGCGACAGCAGCCGCTTGTTTATCGTTCAGCAGACCGGCGAGGTGAAGATATTCAAGAACGGCGCCCTTTTGCCGCAACCGTTTATCACCATCAACGTCCAATGCTGCGGCGACTCGGGCCTGCTCGGTTTCGCCTTTGATCCGAACTACGCCACGAACGGATACTTTTATATCAACGCCATGAGAGTCATCAACGCGACGCTGACCTCGGTTTTGGAGCGTTACTCCGTAACCGGCAACCCCGATGTGGCCGATCCCAACTCAGGACTGACGCTTCTGACGCTGGCTCAGCCCACACCCAGCCACGACAACAACATGATCGCCTTCGGACCCGACGACGGAATGCTGTACACATCGTTCGGCGACGGGGGCAATCAACAGGATCCGTTCAACCGCGCTCAGGACGGCAGCCTGTTGTTCGGAAAAGTGCTGCGGCTCGACGTCAGCAATTCCAGCCCCGGCAACCTCTATGACATCCCGCCGGACAATCCGTTTGTCGGCGACCCCATGGTCCTCGACGAAATCTGGGCGCTCGGGCTTCGCAATCCCTGGCGATTCAGCTTCGATCGACTGACCTCGGACATGTACCTCGCCGACGTCGGACAAGCGGCGCGGGAAGAGATCGACTTCGAGCCGGGCAACAGCCCCGGCGGGCTCAACTATGGCTGGAGGTGCATGGAGGGCTCCATCTGCTCCGGTCTGGGGGGATGCACCTGCTTTTCGCCCGCGCTCACGCCGCCCATTTACGACTACGATCACAGCGACGGCAGTTGCTCCGTCACGGGCGGATATGTCTACCGAGGCTGCAAAATCCCCGACCTTCGCGGCACCTATTTCTTTGCTGATTATTGCACGAATAAGATCTGGTCGTTCCGTTATGTCGGCGGCACGGTCACGGAATTTCAGGAACGGACGGCGGAACTCGATCCGCCGAACTTTATCATCAGTTCGATCACCTCCTTCGGAGAAGACGCGGACGGCGAAATCTACATCGTCACGCGCGGCGACGGTAATCCCAACGGTCAGGTGTTCAGGATCGTCCCGGCGGGTATTGCCCTCGGTGACATGAACGGAAACGGGAGCTTCGACGGGCGCGATGTCAGCGCGTTTACGCTCGCCCTGGTGAACCCCGCGGCCTACGCGGCGCAATTTCCGTCGGTCGATCCGGACGCGCAGGGCGATTTCAACTGCGACGGCGTCCTGAGCCTCAACGACCGGACGGGTTTTGTGAATGCACTGCTCTCCGACTAGCCGCTCCTCCTGTAAGGCGGAACGGATGCGGAATTGACGTCGGTTCGGCGGGTTCTTACACTCGCGCCTGGATGAGCGGCCTTTCCGATCCCATGCCACCGAGACCGGCACCGCTCCGTCACGAACGGTGGGTGTGGTACGCTGTACTGACTGCCCTGGTGCTGCGACTTCTCGTCTTCTTCGCCAATCGAAACCAGCCGATCGTCACGATCGAAGAAAGCTACATCGCCTCCACGGCCACGCTGGTCTCCGGCTACGGCTACCAGATGCGCACGACGAAGGCCCTGGAAAACAAGCACGGCTTTCCGACGATGCTCACGTCCATCGACTACATGCGGCAACGCGAGGCCGAGGGGGGCCGCGTGGACCGCGAACATCCGTATCCGAAGAGCCCGATCGGCTGGATTCCCGCCGTCGTCCACCCCGCCGGATACTCGTGGCTCCTGTACCCGCTCTATCGCCTCGGTAACTTCAGCGGCATGATCGCCTCAGCGCGGCTGCTGCAGATCGTCACGGATTCGCTGGTCTGCGTCCTGGCCTTTCTGTTCGCGCGCAACGTCTTTGGCGCGTCGGTCGGCCGACTGGCCGCATGGTTGTACGCCTTCTGTCCGGCGATGATTTACCTTTGCCAGGCGATTTTGCCGGACGCGTACCATGGGTTTTTCGCCGGCTCCATCTTGTGCCTGGCCAGCTTTGCCACGCCGCGGCGCGGCGCCTGGCTGCTCGCCGCCGGCGCCGCGGCGGGACTGGCTTGTCATTTCCGTTCGGAATATCAGTTGATGCCGCTGGTCATCTTCCTGATCGTCCTCTTGAATTGGCGGCGCTTCGTGCCGAGCGTGGTCTGGTCCGCGGGCATGGCCGCCGTCATGCTCATCGTGCTTGCGCCTTGGGCGCTCTGGACGAAGAAAGTGTCCGGCCACGCGCAATTCGGCGGCGTCGGCGCCTGGAGCGGGATGTACGTCGGGATCGGCGAGGATCCACAAAACCCGTGGGGGATCGTGATGAACGAACCCTGGCTCACACAGGACGCCATCAACCGCGGTTTCGAATCGCACATCTCCCATGAAGCCAACCAGGAATACAAAAAACTCTGCTGGCAATATGTCCGGCAGTATCCCTGGCGTTATGCGCGGTGCATCCTCGTTCACCGGCTGCCGCTGGCCTTGGCCACGCCGCACCTCACCTCTAACCGAACTACCAGCGACGAATTCTCCTTCACGAAGTACCATGTTGAAGAAGGCCTGACACGCTGGGGTGTCATCCGCAAGTATCCCGGGAAAGTGGTAAGATACATGGGTCCCCAGTTGGCCATGAGCGCCGTTTCCGCCCTGCTGACCCTCGCGCTCCTGGCGACGATCGTCATCTTCCGACGGGATTGGCGCCGGATCGCGTGGCTCGTGATACCCTGGGGCTATACGGTCGGAACGGTCGTCCTGATAAAGAGCATCGAGCCCCGGAATATCGCCCCGCCTCTGTTCGTACTGACCGTGGCCCTGGCGATCGTGATATGCTACCTCGTCCATCGCCGGCAGGGGCGGCCCTTCGTGTTTCCATCCAGCGGGATCGAAGAGCCGATGGGCGCCCGGAGGGGTTGAGCGCGGCGATGGGGGGAGAAACGCGAGAATAAAAGTCCTCCTCAGGCGAATCCCCCTCCGATGGATTCCGTTGTCCTAGGGGACCCCGGCGCGCCGGGGTCGGCGGTTCAGTTGGGAACGTGTAGTGGCGAGCCTTTCAAAAGAAGTGGAGGCCGGTGCGCCCGGCCTGAGCGATGTCTGGCAGGTCTTCACTGCGCCGGCCGGGCTCTTTCGCCGCGTGGAGGACACCGGGGCCTACGGCTGGGCCCTCGTCGTGCTCCTCGCCCTCGTCACCCTCACCGGCTATGTCCAGGTGCAGACCGGTTTGATTGACCGCGTCGTCGATCAGCAGACAGAGCGGCAACTGGGTGAGCTGGAGAAGAATCAGGGCAATCTGGTCGACCGCGTGCAGCTCAAGGACGCCATGGACGCCGTCCGCAAGTCCGGCGATTTTATGAAACTCCTGCAGCGGCTCGGGGCGATTGTCGTCTCGCCGATCTACCTCCTGACGTCGTGCTTGCTGATCTCGTCGATTCTCTATGCCGCCGTGGCCCTGACCGGTCGGAAACCGGAATACCACACGTTGATGGCGATCTGTGTCTACGCGAGCTTCGTAGATTTGGCGGGAGCGCTCTTGCGCCTGGGCATGATGATCAGTTATCGAACCACGATGGTGGATACATCCCTTGGAATGCTCGCGCCGATCGGAAAGGCTTCCTGGCTGACGGCCGTGGACCCGTTTCGCATTTGGTTCTGGCTGTTGGTGGCGATCGGACTCATCGTCACGCAGCAGCTCGGACGCCGCGGCGCCGCTGTCTGGTGTGTCTTGATGTTCGCGATCGCCTCGGCCGCGCGCGTGGGGATGGCCTACGCAGGAAATATCTAGGAAGTCGCCCTCATAGGGAATACTCATGAAGCGTATCATCACCCTCATCATCATCCTCGCCGTCGCCGGCGGTCTCTTCGCCATCGGCAGCCTGCGCCGTGGCGCGGACGATAAGCCGATTCTCCACGTGGCGGAGGACGTCCCTCTGACGGTCCACATCGCCTGGCCCGAACGGCAGGAGATCATCCGGCTCGTCCAGGCGCCCGGCGACGTCGAGGCGACGCTCGAAGTGATGATTCGTTCCGAGATCGTCGCCAAGATTGATGAAATGCCCGTGGAGGAGGGCAGCGTCGTCAAGAAGGGCGACCTGCTTTGCCGCCTGAACGACCGGGACATTCAGGCCGACGTGGAATCCGGCGAAGCCCGCGTGTCCCGCCTGAAATCGGGCACGATCGACGCCGAAGCGGATCTGGAAAAGGCCGACCGTGACTATCGCCGCCAGCTTCGGCTCGCCGAGGTGAATGCGACGAGCGATCAGGAGCGCCTGGACTACATCACCGGGCTGAAGAAGGCGAAGGCCGTGCTCGACATGCGCAAGCAGGAACTCGTCGAGGCCGAGGCCTTCCTCCGGCGGGTCAAAGAGGACCTCCGCCGCACGCGAATCATCTCGCCCATCGACGGCATCGTCGCCAAGCTCGACGCCAAGATCGGCGAAGTCGTCATCACCGGAACCATGAACAATC from Phycisphaerae bacterium includes:
- a CDS encoding YIP1 family protein; amino-acid sequence: MASLSKEVEAGAPGLSDVWQVFTAPAGLFRRVEDTGAYGWALVVLLALVTLTGYVQVQTGLIDRVVDQQTERQLGELEKNQGNLVDRVQLKDAMDAVRKSGDFMKLLQRLGAIVVSPIYLLTSCLLISSILYAAVALTGRKPEYHTLMAICVYASFVDLAGALLRLGMMISYRTTMVDTSLGMLAPIGKASWLTAVDPFRIWFWLLVAIGLIVTQQLGRRGAAVWCVLMFAIASAARVGMAYAGNI
- a CDS encoding GDP-mannose 4,6-dehydratase — translated: MKFSNQKIMITGAAGFIGSHLADLLAKDNDVLVVDDFSIGRMENLANVKDKPNVRIVKADITDRDRMFELARGIDVVYHLAISCLRTSINKPEMSHDINSGGTLNVCMAAHHHGVKRFIYCSSSEVYGTALTAPMSETHPCNPITVYGASKLAGELYALAYWRTYGMPAIIVRPFNSYGPREPYEGARAEVIPRFMLQLQAERQPVVYGDGSQTRDFTYVEETVLGLKLAGECDELVGDVINIAYGREVSILRIAEMLMELTGTKHVGIKHAEPRPGDVMRHFADTAKAKRLLGYSPAVDIRTGLQRFIDWFNADGIAAKTSVEAAALPNW
- a CDS encoding PQQ-dependent sugar dehydrogenase; translated protein: MHRQRHSFSKPVVWGLATLFSFAFVGEPGIRADTPLTTERVTTGLVYPLFVTAPPGDSSRLFIVQQTGEVKIFKNGALLPQPFITINVQCCGDSGLLGFAFDPNYATNGYFYINAMRVINATLTSVLERYSVTGNPDVADPNSGLTLLTLAQPTPSHDNNMIAFGPDDGMLYTSFGDGGNQQDPFNRAQDGSLLFGKVLRLDVSNSSPGNLYDIPPDNPFVGDPMVLDEIWALGLRNPWRFSFDRLTSDMYLADVGQAAREEIDFEPGNSPGGLNYGWRCMEGSICSGLGGCTCFSPALTPPIYDYDHSDGSCSVTGGYVYRGCKIPDLRGTYFFADYCTNKIWSFRYVGGTVTEFQERTAELDPPNFIISSITSFGEDADGEIYIVTRGDGNPNGQVFRIVPAGIALGDMNGNGSFDGRDVSAFTLALVNPAAYAAQFPSVDPDAQGDFNCDGVLSLNDRTGFVNALLSD
- a CDS encoding glycosyltransferase family 39 protein, encoding MWYAVLTALVLRLLVFFANRNQPIVTIEESYIASTATLVSGYGYQMRTTKALENKHGFPTMLTSIDYMRQREAEGGRVDREHPYPKSPIGWIPAVVHPAGYSWLLYPLYRLGNFSGMIASARLLQIVTDSLVCVLAFLFARNVFGASVGRLAAWLYAFCPAMIYLCQAILPDAYHGFFAGSILCLASFATPRRGAWLLAAGAAAGLACHFRSEYQLMPLVIFLIVLLNWRRFVPSVVWSAGMAAVMLIVLAPWALWTKKVSGHAQFGGVGAWSGMYVGIGEDPQNPWGIVMNEPWLTQDAINRGFESHISHEANQEYKKLCWQYVRQYPWRYARCILVHRLPLALATPHLTSNRTTSDEFSFTKYHVEEGLTRWGVIRKYPGKVVRYMGPQLAMSAVSALLTLALLATIVIFRRDWRRIAWLVIPWGYTVGTVVLIKSIEPRNIAPPLFVLTVALAIVICYLVHRRQGRPFVFPSSGIEEPMGARRG